The following proteins come from a genomic window of Proteinivorax hydrogeniformans:
- a CDS encoding NAD(P)/FAD-dependent oxidoreductase, translating to MIEIDALVVGGGPAGICAASTLAEKGLEVWLVDENDQLGGQLVKQTHKFFGSKEHYAGVRGIDIPQKVDLCKVKVLSNTSVLGCYKDGVYTLIIEEKTYIKVKPKGAVIATGAQEKFLPFEGNDLPGVYGAGAVQTLMNKEGILPGKKVLMIGAGNIGLIVSYQLLQAGVEVVAVIEGADRIGGYWVHSAKVARASVPILTNHTILKAVGKSEVEGAVIAKLNSNWEVEPNSEQTFEVDTICLSVGLAPINDLLWQRGCQMQYVKELGGYVPSRNKFLKTSVDNIYVAGDVSGIEEASSAMVEGKVAGLALAMDIKGENFEMEIEQAFRSLKWLREGETALNLRKGLEKIGVIEC from the coding sequence GTGATTGAGATTGATGCTTTGGTAGTTGGTGGTGGTCCTGCGGGAATTTGTGCTGCGTCAACTCTAGCTGAGAAAGGCTTAGAAGTTTGGTTAGTGGATGAAAATGATCAGCTAGGAGGACAACTAGTTAAACAAACCCATAAATTTTTTGGTTCAAAAGAACATTATGCAGGTGTGAGAGGTATTGATATTCCACAGAAAGTGGACCTTTGTAAAGTGAAGGTGCTATCTAATACTTCTGTATTAGGGTGTTATAAAGATGGTGTTTATACTTTAATTATAGAGGAAAAAACTTATATTAAGGTCAAGCCTAAAGGAGCAGTTATAGCCACCGGTGCCCAGGAAAAATTTTTACCTTTTGAAGGCAACGATCTACCCGGCGTTTATGGGGCTGGGGCTGTACAAACTTTAATGAATAAAGAAGGAATATTGCCGGGGAAAAAAGTTTTAATGATAGGTGCTGGTAATATCGGCTTGATTGTAAGCTACCAACTACTTCAAGCAGGTGTGGAGGTGGTAGCAGTGATAGAGGGAGCAGATAGGATAGGTGGGTATTGGGTTCATTCAGCAAAGGTAGCTAGAGCATCTGTTCCTATACTGACAAACCATACTATTTTAAAAGCAGTGGGTAAGTCTGAGGTAGAAGGTGCTGTTATAGCTAAACTAAACAGCAATTGGGAAGTTGAACCTAATAGTGAGCAGACCTTTGAGGTTGATACCATTTGCCTATCAGTAGGGCTGGCGCCAATAAATGACCTTTTATGGCAACGAGGATGTCAGATGCAGTATGTTAAGGAGTTAGGTGGATATGTCCCCAGTAGAAATAAATTCTTAAAAACATCTGTTGACAATATTTATGTTGCGGGAGATGTAAGTGGTATAGAGGAAGCAAGTAGCGCAATGGTAGAGGGAAAAGTTGCCGGCTTAGCTCTTGCAATGGATATAAAGGGAGAAAACTTTGAAATGGAGATAGAGCAGGCATTTAGAAGCTTAAAGTGGTTAAGAGAAGGCGAAACCGCTCTTAACCTTAGAAAAGGACTTGAAAAAATTGGGGTGATTGAATGTTAA
- the hprK gene encoding HPr(Ser) kinase/phosphatase codes for MKKVTVKHLTNKFKLGIFWGESILKDKYITVKDISRPALELAGYDAYYPKKRIQVLGKTELTFLASLDRAVQKERFKNLLLESVPCIILTRGFKPTNDMLDLAAKSQIPILGTDRTTTDFIALSTDLLDRDLAPTKTIHGVLVDIYGVGVLIKGQSGIGKSETALELIKRGHRLVSDDAVELRGIRERAIVGAAPKVLEHLLEIRGVGLINVVSLFGTGCVRSQKTVDLVINLEHWDEKKSYERLGLDRHFFTVLGVDIEMHTIPVAPGRNLAIIMEIAAMNHRAKKLGTNTPEDFTNNLNALIKGDEK; via the coding sequence GTGAAAAAAGTTACTGTAAAGCATTTAACAAACAAGTTTAAACTGGGGATTTTTTGGGGAGAAAGTATTTTAAAAGATAAGTATATTACTGTTAAAGACATTAGCAGACCAGCCTTAGAACTTGCAGGCTATGATGCATATTATCCCAAAAAAAGAATTCAGGTTTTAGGAAAAACAGAATTAACGTTCCTAGCTAGTTTAGATAGGGCTGTACAAAAAGAGCGATTTAAAAATCTTTTACTTGAATCAGTACCCTGTATTATTCTGACAAGAGGCTTTAAACCCACTAACGATATGTTGGATTTAGCTGCTAAAAGTCAAATCCCCATATTGGGAACTGACAGAACAACAACTGATTTTATTGCACTTTCAACAGACCTTTTAGATAGAGACTTAGCTCCTACCAAAACAATTCATGGAGTGCTAGTAGATATTTATGGTGTAGGAGTGTTGATAAAAGGACAAAGTGGCATAGGTAAAAGTGAAACTGCCTTAGAGCTAATAAAAAGAGGACATAGATTAGTATCTGATGATGCAGTAGAACTTAGAGGTATAAGGGAAAGAGCTATTGTCGGTGCTGCCCCTAAGGTTTTAGAACACTTACTAGAAATTAGGGGTGTGGGATTAATTAACGTTGTTAGCTTGTTTGGGACAGGTTGTGTCCGCAGCCAAAAAACAGTTGACTTAGTTATAAACTTAGAACATTGGGATGAGAAGAAGAGTTATGAGCGCCTTGGTCTAGATAGGCACTTTTTTACCGTGCTAGGGGTGGATATAGAAATGCACACAATCCCTGTAGCACCCGGGAGAAACTTAGCTATAATTATGGAAATAGCTGCTATGAACCATAGAGCTAAAAAGTTAGGAACCAACACTCCAGAAGATTTTACAAATAACTTAAACGCTTTAATTAAAGGTGATGAAAAATAA
- a CDS encoding malate dehydrogenase, with protein MKVSIIGCGRVGTTTAYAIALQGLAKELVLVDIDNEKAQGEALDIVHGTAQLPNISVSAGGYQDTAGSDVVVVTAGIPRKPGESRLDLAKKNVQVVSDIVDEIMKVNTSTYILMVSNPVDIMTQIAYKQSELPFNTVFGLGNVLDQLRFESLLGEYLGIHPANISAMVVGEHGDSMVILEEDTYISGVPLDKYKVVSSETIEKIKENTIKGGAQVIQRKGGTFYSVALAICKVISAIHNDTKEVLPVCYYHKGNDTTYSEPTIIGKNGIEQVVKVNLPSDKQDKLQHSINTIRSMLDEVNF; from the coding sequence ATGAAAGTATCAATTATTGGTTGTGGCAGGGTGGGTACTACTACAGCGTACGCAATTGCGTTGCAAGGACTTGCTAAGGAATTAGTGCTGGTTGATATTGATAATGAAAAAGCACAAGGGGAGGCCTTAGATATTGTACATGGAACAGCCCAATTACCTAACATATCTGTTTCTGCTGGCGGATATCAAGATACCGCAGGTTCCGATGTTGTTGTAGTAACGGCAGGAATACCAAGAAAACCCGGTGAAAGCAGGCTAGACCTAGCTAAAAAGAATGTTCAGGTAGTTTCGGATATAGTGGATGAAATAATGAAGGTTAATACTTCCACTTATATTCTGATGGTTTCTAACCCTGTTGACATCATGACGCAAATAGCTTATAAACAATCTGAGCTGCCTTTTAACACAGTTTTTGGATTAGGTAATGTGTTAGATCAATTAAGGTTTGAATCTTTGCTAGGTGAATATTTAGGGATACACCCGGCTAATATTAGTGCTATGGTTGTAGGTGAGCATGGAGATTCGATGGTTATTTTGGAGGAAGACACCTATATTTCCGGTGTGCCATTAGATAAATATAAGGTAGTATCTTCTGAGACCATAGAAAAAATTAAGGAAAATACCATAAAAGGTGGAGCGCAAGTTATTCAGAGAAAGGGAGGGACATTTTATTCAGTAGCATTAGCAATTTGCAAAGTAATCTCAGCAATACATAATGATACAAAAGAAGTTTTGCCGGTGTGTTATTATCATAAGGGTAATGATACAACTTATAGTGAACCTACTATTATTGGCAAAAACGGAATAGAGCAAGTAGTAAAAGTTAATTTACCTTCTGATAAACAAGACAAACTTCAACACTCTATAAACACAATTAGGTCAATGTTAGACGAAGTAAATTTTTAG
- a CDS encoding (2Fe-2S)-binding protein, producing the protein MRIEKHPIKSFKRGEEISFYYNGEAVTAFQGETIAAALHAAGHRQLTKSQKYGRDRGLFCAIGKCSACLMVVDNVPNTPICTTKAKPGMKVFSK; encoded by the coding sequence GTGAGGATAGAAAAACACCCAATCAAAAGCTTTAAGAGGGGGGAGGAAATTAGCTTTTATTATAACGGGGAGGCCGTAACAGCCTTTCAAGGTGAAACCATAGCAGCTGCCCTACATGCAGCAGGGCATAGGCAACTAACTAAAAGTCAAAAATACGGCAGGGATAGAGGTCTTTTTTGTGCTATTGGAAAATGTTCGGCGTGCCTTATGGTGGTAGATAATGTTCCTAATACACCGATATGTACCACAAAAGCAAAACCTGGCATGAAAGTATTTAGTAAATAA
- a CDS encoding ABC transporter substrate-binding protein, producing the protein MAYIFLALIFLSSSVLLTGCNGSEEDALPRVRVSEVIHSVFYAPQYVALHKGFFEEEGLDVELAIAWGADRGAAALLSNSADIALFGPEAAVYIAREQTDTRLVAFAQLTKRDGSFFLAREPMPDFKWTDVKGKEIIGGRAGGVPQMVQEYVLYHNDVIPHEDVEIIQNIDLGATAQAFENGVGDFVQLFEPGASMVESTGSGHVVASFGEAGGEVPYTVYHATERYIDENPEIIQKFTNAIYRAQIWVDNHTPEEIAEVIRPSFAETDFDILVSAVKRYQQQDTWSKDPLLREDALDKLQEICILAGELDAKVNYEDIVTTKFAKEAIKNISID; encoded by the coding sequence GTGGCTTATATCTTTCTAGCTTTAATATTCTTATCCAGTTCAGTATTATTGACGGGATGTAATGGCTCTGAGGAAGATGCTCTTCCTAGGGTTAGAGTATCTGAAGTGATCCATTCAGTATTTTATGCGCCACAATACGTTGCTCTTCATAAAGGATTCTTCGAAGAAGAGGGATTGGATGTCGAACTTGCAATTGCATGGGGAGCAGACAGAGGGGCCGCTGCTCTTTTGTCTAACAGTGCAGACATAGCTTTGTTTGGGCCTGAGGCCGCAGTGTATATCGCTAGAGAGCAGACAGATACCCGATTGGTAGCGTTTGCACAACTCACAAAAAGAGATGGCTCATTTTTCTTAGCAAGAGAGCCTATGCCGGATTTTAAATGGACAGATGTAAAAGGCAAAGAAATCATCGGTGGAAGAGCTGGTGGAGTTCCTCAAATGGTACAAGAATATGTATTATACCATAACGATGTTATCCCCCACGAAGATGTAGAAATTATCCAAAATATAGACCTTGGAGCCACGGCCCAAGCTTTTGAAAACGGCGTTGGTGACTTTGTTCAGCTATTTGAGCCTGGAGCATCCATGGTTGAAAGTACAGGCAGTGGGCATGTAGTAGCTTCTTTCGGGGAAGCTGGAGGCGAAGTCCCATATACAGTTTACCACGCTACAGAAAGATATATTGATGAAAATCCTGAAATAATTCAAAAATTTACAAATGCCATTTACAGAGCACAAATATGGGTTGACAACCATACGCCTGAAGAAATTGCTGAAGTAATTCGTCCATCATTTGCAGAAACTGACTTTGATATTTTAGTGTCAGCTGTTAAAAGATATCAGCAACAAGACACCTGGTCTAAAGATCCATTACTTCGGGAAGATGCCTTAGACAAACTACAAGAGATATGTATTTTGGCTGGTGAGCTAGATGCAAAAGTCAACTATGAAGATATTGTTACAACAAAGTTTGCTAAAGAAGCTATCAAAAACATCTCCATAGACTAA
- a CDS encoding ABC transporter ATP-binding protein produces MLKIRNASVSYMGLKEITEAVKDINLQVNEGEFISIVGPSGCGKSTLLSLIAGLIRPTEGSVKNTFNRNGYMFQQDFLLPWRNILDNAVLGLEIAQKKNKINKKYAEELLDSMGLSEFKNYYPAELSGGMRQRVALARTLALKPDLLLLDEPFSALDYQTRLNMQQEVGLMLRREKKTVILVTHDISEAIAMSDKVIILTKRPGRVIESIEINLNCASKAPMSCRSASNFGKYFNQIWGVLNNA; encoded by the coding sequence ATGCTGAAGATAAGAAACGCTTCCGTTAGCTACATGGGATTAAAAGAAATAACAGAGGCAGTTAAAGATATAAATTTACAAGTAAATGAGGGAGAATTTATTTCAATCGTGGGACCATCAGGTTGTGGAAAGTCCACCCTTCTATCACTTATTGCTGGTTTAATAAGGCCAACAGAGGGCAGTGTTAAAAACACTTTTAACAGAAACGGTTATATGTTTCAACAAGACTTTTTGCTTCCTTGGAGGAATATTTTGGATAATGCTGTTTTAGGATTAGAGATTGCTCAAAAGAAAAATAAAATAAATAAAAAATACGCAGAAGAGTTGTTAGACTCTATGGGGCTTAGTGAGTTTAAAAATTATTATCCTGCGGAGCTTTCGGGAGGAATGCGCCAAAGAGTGGCGCTTGCAAGAACTTTGGCTTTAAAACCGGATTTATTGCTGTTAGATGAGCCGTTTTCTGCTTTGGACTATCAAACTCGACTAAATATGCAGCAAGAGGTGGGCCTTATGTTACGTAGAGAAAAAAAGACCGTTATTTTAGTTACTCATGATATTTCCGAAGCAATAGCCATGAGTGATAAAGTAATAATTTTGACTAAACGACCAGGAAGGGTAATTGAATCAATTGAAATAAATCTTAACTGTGCATCTAAAGCTCCTATGTCGTGCCGTAGCGCATCAAACTTTGGCAAGTACTTTAACCAAATATGGGGGGTGTTAAATAATGCATAA
- a CDS encoding HAMP domain-containing methyl-accepting chemotaxis protein, with translation MKKQSNKLKNTFNLKFTNRLGFQITIAMIIVTALTTPFSAFLMERLDSVELATDARVMAILFTFLTNGITVILSVLSVLVVTHILIIRPVKKIQGLAQRIARGDLRDDEQKYPKNQLGELAFEMHKMMDNNKALMTRIRSMAVELSEASDKMRRGTSEVSQSSEQIASSTQQVASQAEVQADFLDDVNNLVSNSMDSLMQISDQSENVEKRTTTAIDNIGAGERSVKDVFASINNISNDITSLAKQLKGLGSEIERINEIVEIISNISNQTNLLALNAAIEAARAGEEGKGFAVVAEEVRKLAEESHSFTEEIRTIVDKIQVKTEDTVQQMDDSRQTVDDGVKTVEKTGQVIQNTLQQTEGVVEQIQQVTTKISTLSEETSPILNQTKKAKDISHSNLTNFETVAASMEEQTALTEEINSIAESLEEYSSELEDRVKTVKL, from the coding sequence ATGAAAAAACAAAGTAATAAACTAAAAAATACTTTCAACTTAAAATTTACCAATCGACTTGGTTTTCAGATCACCATTGCGATGATTATAGTTACAGCTTTAACAACACCTTTTAGTGCTTTTCTAATGGAAAGATTAGATAGTGTTGAGTTAGCGACTGACGCTAGAGTAATGGCAATTTTATTTACTTTTTTAACTAACGGCATAACTGTTATTTTAAGTGTTTTATCTGTTTTGGTAGTAACCCATATTTTGATTATCAGACCTGTAAAAAAAATACAAGGTCTAGCACAAAGGATTGCTAGGGGTGACCTTAGAGATGACGAGCAAAAGTATCCTAAAAATCAGTTAGGTGAGCTAGCTTTTGAAATGCATAAAATGATGGACAATAATAAAGCTCTTATGACAAGAATCCGCAGCATGGCAGTGGAGCTATCAGAAGCTTCAGATAAAATGAGAAGGGGAACATCTGAGGTTAGCCAATCTTCGGAGCAGATAGCTAGCTCCACTCAACAGGTAGCCTCTCAAGCGGAAGTACAAGCTGATTTTTTAGACGATGTAAATAATTTGGTTTCAAATAGCATGGATAGTCTTATGCAGATTAGTGATCAGTCCGAAAATGTAGAAAAAAGAACAACTACAGCCATAGATAATATAGGTGCTGGCGAAAGGTCTGTAAAAGATGTTTTTGCATCTATCAATAATATCAGTAATGATATTACCAGTTTAGCAAAACAGCTCAAAGGTTTAGGTTCTGAAATAGAAAGAATAAACGAGATTGTAGAGATTATTTCAAATATATCAAACCAAACAAACTTGCTTGCGTTAAATGCTGCTATCGAGGCTGCTAGGGCTGGTGAAGAAGGAAAAGGGTTTGCTGTTGTAGCTGAAGAGGTAAGAAAGCTAGCTGAGGAATCGCATAGTTTTACAGAAGAGATACGAACCATTGTGGATAAGATACAAGTTAAAACCGAAGATACAGTACAACAAATGGATGACAGCAGACAGACTGTTGATGACGGTGTAAAAACAGTGGAGAAAACCGGTCAAGTTATACAAAATACTTTACAGCAGACTGAAGGGGTTGTAGAGCAAATACAACAGGTTACCACTAAAATTTCTACTCTGTCAGAGGAAACAAGTCCAATACTTAATCAGACCAAAAAGGCCAAAGATATATCTCACAGTAACCTTACTAACTTTGAGACTGTAGCCGCGTCGATGGAGGAACAAACAGCACTGACAGAAGAAATTAATTCTATAGCTGAAAGCTTAGAGGAATATTCTTCTGAATTAGAAGATAGAGTAAAAACTGTTAAGTTATAG